One window from the genome of Oryctolagus cuniculus chromosome 1, mOryCun1.1, whole genome shotgun sequence encodes:
- the LDHA gene encoding L-lactate dehydrogenase A chain (The RefSeq protein has 2 substitutions compared to this genomic sequence) — protein sequence MAALKDQLIHNLLKEEHVPQNKITVVGVGAVGMACAISILMKDLADELALVDVMEDKLKGEMMDLQHGSLFLRTPKIVSGKDYSVTANSKLVIITAGARQQEGESRLNLVQRNVNIFKFIIPNVVKYSPHCKLLVVSNPVDILTYVAWKISGFPKNRVIGSGCNLDSARFRYLMGERLGVHALSCHGWILGEHGDSSVPVWSGMNVAGVSLKTLHPELGTDADKEQWKQVHKQVVDSAYEVIKLKGYTTWAIGLSVADLAESIMKNLRRVHPISTMLKGLYGIKEDVFLSVPCVLGQNGISDVVKVTLTSEEEAHLKKSADTLWGIQKELQF from the exons ATGGCAGCTCTCAAGGATCAGCTGATTCACAACCTTCTGAAGGAAGAGCATGTCCCCCAAAATAAGATCACGGTtgtgggggttggtgctgtgggcaTGGCCTGTGCCATCAGTATCTTAATGAAG GACTTGGCGGATGAACTTGCTCTTGTTGATGTCATGGAAGATAAACTGAAGGGAGAGATGATGGATCTCCAGCATGGCAGCCTTTTCCTTAGAACCCCCAAAATTGTCTCTGGCAAGG ACTACAGTGTGACGGCCAACTCCAAGCTGGTGATCATCACGGCTGGGGCACGGCAGCAAGAGGGAGAAAGCCGTCTGAACTTGGTCCAGCGTAACGTGAACATCTTCAAATTCATCATTCCCAATGTTGTCAAGTACAGCCCCCACTGCAAGTTGCTTGTTGTTTCCAATCCAG TGGATATCCTGACCTATGTGGCCTGGAAGATAAGTGGCTTTCCCAAAAACCGTGTGATTGGAAGTGGTTGCAACCTGGATTCAGCCCGCTTCCGTTACCTGATGGGGGAAAGGCTGGGAGTTCACGCGCTGAGCTGTCACGGCTGGATCCTTGGCGAGCATGGAGATTCAAGTG TGCCTGTGTGGAGCGGCATGAACGTTGCTGGTGTCTCCCTGAAGACTCTGCACCCAGAGTTAGGCACCGATGCAGACAAGGAACAGTGGAAACAGGTTCACAAACAAGTGGTAGACAG TGCTTATGAGGTGATCAAGCTGAAGGGCTACACATCCTGGGCCATTGGACTGTCTGTGGCAGATCTGGCAGAGAGCATAATGAAGAATCTCAGGAGGGTGCATCCGATTTCCACCATGATTAAG gGGCTCTATGGAATAAAGGAGGATGTCTTCCTTAGTGTTCCTTGCGTCTTGGGACAAAATGGGATCTCAGACGTTGTGAAGGTGACTCTAACCTCTGAAGAAGAGGCCCACCTGAAGAAGAGCGCGGACACGCTGTGGGGAATCCAAAAAGAGCTGCAGTTTTAA
- the LDHA gene encoding L-lactate dehydrogenase A chain isoform X1, producing the protein MSEPSGGYTYTQTSILFFHAKIPFGSRSKMAALKDQLIHNLLKEEHVPQNKITVVGVGAVGMACAISILMKDLADELALVDVMEDKLKGEMMDLQHGSLFLRTPKIVSGKDYSVTANSKLVIITAGARQQEGESRLNLVQRNVNIFKFIIPNVVKYSPHCKLLVVSNPVDILTYVAWKISGFPKNRVIGSGCNLDSARFRYLMGERLGVHALSCHGWILGEHGDSSVPVWSGMNVAGVSLKTLHPELGTDADKEQWKQVHKQVVDSAYEVIKLKGYTSWAIGLSVADLAESIMKNLRRVHPISTMIKGLYGIKEDVFLSVPCVLGQNGISDVVKVTLTSEEEAHLKKSADTLWGIQKELQF; encoded by the exons ATGAGTGAGCCCTCGGGAGGCTATACTTATACCCAGACGTCCATATTATTTTTTCATGCCAAG ATTCCTTTTGGTTCCAGGTCCAAAATGGCAGCTCTCAAGGATCAGCTGATTCACAACCTTCTGAAGGAAGAGCATGTCCCCCAAAATAAGATCACGGTtgtgggggttggtgctgtgggcaTGGCCTGTGCCATCAGTATCTTAATGAAG GACTTGGCGGATGAACTTGCTCTTGTTGATGTCATGGAAGATAAACTGAAGGGAGAGATGATGGATCTCCAGCATGGCAGCCTTTTCCTTAGAACCCCCAAAATTGTCTCTGGCAAGG ACTACAGTGTGACGGCCAACTCCAAGCTGGTGATCATCACGGCTGGGGCACGGCAGCAAGAGGGAGAAAGCCGTCTGAACTTGGTCCAGCGTAACGTGAACATCTTCAAATTCATCATTCCCAATGTTGTCAAGTACAGCCCCCACTGCAAGTTGCTTGTTGTTTCCAATCCAG TGGATATCCTGACCTATGTGGCCTGGAAGATAAGTGGCTTTCCCAAAAACCGTGTGATTGGAAGTGGTTGCAACCTGGATTCAGCCCGCTTCCGTTACCTGATGGGGGAAAGGCTGGGAGTTCACGCGCTGAGCTGTCACGGCTGGATCCTTGGCGAGCATGGAGATTCAAGTG TGCCTGTGTGGAGCGGCATGAACGTTGCTGGTGTCTCCCTGAAGACTCTGCACCCAGAGTTAGGCACCGATGCAGACAAGGAACAGTGGAAACAGGTTCACAAACAAGTGGTAGACAG TGCTTATGAGGTGATCAAGCTGAAGGGCTACACATCCTGGGCCATTGGACTGTCTGTGGCAGATCTGGCAGAGAGCATAATGAAGAATCTCAGGAGGGTGCATCCGATTTCCACCATGATTAAG gGGCTCTATGGAATAAAGGAGGATGTCTTCCTTAGTGTTCCTTGCGTCTTGGGACAAAATGGGATCTCAGACGTTGTGAAGGTGACTCTAACCTCTGAAGAAGAGGCCCACCTGAAGAAGAGCGCGGACACGCTGTGGGGAATCCAAAAAGAGCTGCAGTTTTAA